Within the Pradoshia eiseniae genome, the region TTGACCTTTATTGACCAAAAGGTGTATGATTAAAACACGAAGTGAATATGCTTGATTACATAAAGGAGGAGAAACTAATGAATTTAATCCCTACAGTCATTGAACAAACAAATCGCGGGGAACGTGCTTACGACATATATTCCCGCTTGCTTAAAGACCGTATTATCATGCTTGGAAGCGCCATCGATGACAATGTGGCTAACTCCATTGTCGCACAGCTTCTGTTCCTGGAAACAGAAAATCCGGACAAAGACATTTACCTATACATTAACAGCCCTGGCGGAAGCATTACGGCTGGTATGGCAATCTATGATACAATGCAATACATCAAACCACAGGTCTCCACAATCTGTATCGGTATGGCTGCATCCATGGGAGCATTCCTTCTTGCAGCTGGTGAGAAAGGCAAACGTTTTGCCCTTCCAAACAGCGAAGTCATGATTCATCAGCCACTTGGAGGCGCACAAGGCCAAGCCACCGAAATCGAAATTGCAGCTAAACGCATTCTCTTCATGCGTGAGCGCTTGAACCAAATTCTAGCTGAGCGCACTGGTCAATCACTTGAAACCATCTCACGTGACACAGAACGTGACAACTTCATGACCGCTGATCGCGCTCTTGAATACGGCCTTGTAGACCGCATCATCACTCGCAATGTGACGGATGCCGCAAAGAAAAACGACTAATCAATATCCATTAAGTGAAAGAAGCAGACGAGAAACCGTCTGCTTCTTTTTATGTAACAGTATAGGCGGAACGAACCTTCCTGAACCCCCCTTAAATATTTTAACTCTCTAATTGTTTATCACTTTACCAAAATAAAGATACGTGTTAGGATAGAGCCAATGCTTAAATTTTTCGATCCTAAGGAGTGCTGATTATGCTTTCGTTATCTCTTTCATACCGACATCGACATCATCATAGCAGCTGACCTTATGCTCATTTAAATAATGGGCACAGGGTCATTTGCCTGTGCCCGTATTGGATAGTCACCATGCGGGAGAATAACTGCATGGTTTTTTTTCGTTCACTTTTATAAACAGAGGAGATATTCATCATGATGCAAAAAAAATGGGGTTTTTGGATTTTAACGATGTTCGTCGTTGGCAATATGGTCGGAGGCGGAATCTTCATGCTTCCGGCAAATCTATCAAAGGTGGCAAGCCCAGCCGGTGCCACACTCGCTTGGCTATTGACTGGATTTGGAGTATTGATGATTGCGCTCGTATTTGGCAACCTAGCCATTCGTAAGCCAGAATTGAAAACCGGTCCGCAAAGCTACGCACAAGCCTTCTTCCAATCGCCGAAGAACGGCAGAATCGCCGGCTATGCTGTCGCTTGGGGATATTGGGCGGCAAACTGGGCGGCAACGGCATCTGTCATCATTTCATTTGCCGGCTATATGTCGACTTTCTTTCCCATTATGGTCAGCAGGAAAATCATTTGGTCAATAGGTGCATTCAATCTTGAGCTTGGCAAATTCCTGACGTTTCTGGTCTGCTCCATCATGCTTTGGGGTATTCAATATATTCTTGTTCAAAGCTTCAACAGTGCCGGAAAGCTGAATTTGCTCGCAACGGTCACGAAGGTAATCGGCTTTACTTTATTTATTGTCGCGACCATCTTTATCTTTGATACAGCCAATCTGCTTAATGGCAAAGATTTCGTCAACGCTGATGGAACGGCCACCTCCATGCTTAGCCAATTAAACGGCGCGGCAATCACAACCCTTTGGGCCTTTATTGGAGTTGAGGCTGCGGTCATGCTGTCCAACAGGGCTAAATCACAATCAGACGTAAAGAAGGCTACCATCACAGGCTTAATCATTGCGATTGCTATCTATGTGGGCATCACCTTATTAACGATGGGCGCCTTGTCCCAGGAAGAGCTTCAGCAATCTCAAAAGCCGCTTGTAGACGCTCTTCAAGCTGCAATTGGCACAGAGGGAGCCTATATACTCGCAGGACTTGCCTTAGTATCCCTGTTCGGCTCAACGGTTGGTTGGATTGTGGTTAGCTCTGAGGTTCCTTATCAGGCTGCGAGAGCCAAGCTGTTCCCGGCTTCTTTTGCTAAGACCAATAAAAAGGGGAGTCCCGTATTTTCCTTAACAGTAACCAA harbors:
- the clpP gene encoding ATP-dependent Clp endopeptidase proteolytic subunit ClpP, yielding MNLIPTVIEQTNRGERAYDIYSRLLKDRIIMLGSAIDDNVANSIVAQLLFLETENPDKDIYLYINSPGGSITAGMAIYDTMQYIKPQVSTICIGMAASMGAFLLAAGEKGKRFALPNSEVMIHQPLGGAQGQATEIEIAAKRILFMRERLNQILAERTGQSLETISRDTERDNFMTADRALEYGLVDRIITRNVTDAAKKND
- a CDS encoding amino acid permease, which encodes MMQKKWGFWILTMFVVGNMVGGGIFMLPANLSKVASPAGATLAWLLTGFGVLMIALVFGNLAIRKPELKTGPQSYAQAFFQSPKNGRIAGYAVAWGYWAANWAATASVIISFAGYMSTFFPIMVSRKIIWSIGAFNLELGKFLTFLVCSIMLWGIQYILVQSFNSAGKLNLLATVTKVIGFTLFIVATIFIFDTANLLNGKDFVNADGTATSMLSQLNGAAITTLWAFIGVEAAVMLSNRAKSQSDVKKATITGLIIAIAIYVGITLLTMGALSQEELQQSQKPLVDALQAAIGTEGAYILAGLALVSLFGSTVGWIVVSSEVPYQAARAKLFPASFAKTNKKGSPVFSLTVTNLLTQFFLFATISGTIMEAYQFAMIVATLAYLIPYLVSVIYQLKLVISGETYGKNQRSRTIDAIITVLALIYSLWVIKTGTADLQTFFLGIGLFVLGLLLYPLLMGKKAPK